DNA from Quercus lobata isolate SW786 chromosome 1, ValleyOak3.0 Primary Assembly, whole genome shotgun sequence:
AAAGACAGGGACCGAAGTAGAGAAGGAAGAAACTGAACCGCTAATGGGTCTAAGGTTTtcagtttttgggtttcttgTGTATGGTCTTGTAGTCGGGTTTTATAAAGAGTATTGGtgtaaagtttaaaaaataaagaaaaaaatgaatgaggTGTAAAATTGTGGAGGGTGCAAATCTTACATGGCAAGCTCTAAGgaagtcaacaaaaagtcacaGTCTTCGGTTTTATAGTATAATAtagataatagtaaaaatactgtgatatcattttttatattaccATGTATGGATCAACAAGTTCGAAGCTTGACATTAACTCACTGCTTGGGTTTATACAATAGCATAACAAGGATAAATTGAAGATAGAATTTGAAATGAAATACTTGGTTTGAATTCCAGTAGCAtatttcattttagaatatgtgttttttatttattcaatatttcTTATAGATTTtactccaaagaaaaaaaaaccaacccacCCATAAAGGGGCGTTAGCAGTATCTTTTCTTGTATTTGATGATGATAATGCCTTGATGTCTCTTCTCAGGTAGAGGAGCTATATTCATTGGACCTTGATTCTCTGAACAATCTTAGGTTAGTTCTCTAACATCTCATTGCCCTTTTTTTTAGCCCTTTTCAGGCATACATGTGTTAGCTGAAATATTTATGCTTGAAGTTTTTGtgtcccccctccccccctctctctctctctctcttcccccttTTTCCCTCcccaccctctctctctctctctctctcttcccccttTAAAATGTAGGCCTGTATATgggttgatttttcttttcaaatggCGTCCGGGCGAAAAGGATGACCGTGTTGTAATCAAGGACCCAAATCCTAATTTGTTTTTTGCAAGCCAGGTCagtttcccccttttttttgggataagtaagGTCATTTTGCCAGGGATTCACTTTTGCGCTTAATAAGTTTGCCAATTTTCCTGATCTCAAGTTTATTTTGATCACTGATTAGGTAATCAATAATGCTTGTGCAACTCAAGCAATCTTGTCTATCCTCTTAAATTGTCTGGATATTGATATTGGCCCAGAGTTGTCAAAGTTGAAAGATTTCACAAAGAATTTTCCACCGGAACTAAAAGGTTTGGCTATCAATAATAGTGAAGCTATACGCACAGCCCATAATAGTTTTGCGAGGCCTGAGCCTTTTGTTCCAGAGGAGCAGAAGGCAGCTGGAAAAGACGATGATGTGTACCATTTATAAGCTATTTACCTGTTGATGGAGTTCTGTATGAGCTTGATGGATTAAAGGATGGACCCATTAGCCTTGGTCAGTGCTCTGGTGGGCAAGGTGACATGGATTGGCTGCAGATGGTGCAACCAGTTATCCAGGAGCGCATTGAAAGGTATTCCCAGAGTGAGATTAAATTCAATCTCTTGGCAGTCATCGAGAACAGGAAGGAAATGTATACTGCAGAACTCAAGGAGCTCCAGAAGAGGAGGGAGCGTATCTTGCAGCAACTGGCTGCCTTACAGCCAGATAGACTGGTCGGCAATAGTAATGTTGAAGCACTGAACAAATCTCTTTCAGAAGTGAATGCCGGGATAGAAGCTGCTACTGAGAAGATTTTAATGGAAGAGGAAAAGTTCAAGAAATGGAGAACAGAAAATATCCGCAGGAAACACAATTACATACCCTTTTTGTTCAACTTCCTCAAGATTCTTGCTGAAAAGAAACAGTTGAAGCCTCTTATTGAGAAGGCCAAGCAGAAAACAAGCAGTTCTAGGTGAAGGGTATTTCTggttaattataaaattagttcTGTGAATTTATTCTGGCTTGAAAACATCTGAAGCACATGTTTTCATATTTTCCCCTGGTTAGTTTAAGACACCTGAATTTCTTTTTAGGTGAACCTATTCCAAAATTTACTTGCATTCCCCAGGTAATGAAATATGCTCGAGTTACTTTGTTGACATTTTAGGACGTGATTGTGGGAATGAGAGACACAAATCCATGATAGAACTTTGTCAGTACATAGGTTCTTGTCTTGAATATCACCTTTTATTTTGGAAAGCAACAGAAAATTGTATtgattaggatttttttattaaaaaaaaagggtgcaAGATTTTGGCGACTTCCTTTGGTTAGTGCAAAATCAACAAGACTTGAGATGCTTTGGCTGGATGGAATGCAGTCCCAGTTTTAATCTCAAGTACCCTGGAAAATTAGAGTATAAGATCACTAGGAAGCAAATGAACTTCTTGAGAACTACTTTTTTACATGCATGTAAAATTCACAAGAGCAGTGTTAATGTAGAGGCCTGAATTTGAGGTTGTATGTTTAGCTGTTTTGGTCGTGCTTTATTACAATTGAACAGGAGATATTCTTAGTGCCCGTTAGATCATTTTGGGCCAAAAATCACATTGGcgttttcaaaacatgatttttggtattatttggtaaaattttgaaaacgtGCTTTTAGGCCCCATAAACgtgattttttgcatttttgcatAGCGCCCTTGAGCAGCAATTCCAAATTGTaacaaaacacaataatatTACCATCGGAATTTACCCTGATATTCTATTCTTGGAGAATCTAACAGTGTAACTAGTTGCAGACAACTTGCCGGTGACATCTTCATCtctcaacttaaaaaaaaaaatatatatatatatatatatttataaaagaagGTAGAGGATTAggaagaaaatgagaggaagaagcagagaaaAGTGTTTAGGGAGTATTCCCAAAGAAACTATATCACCGCAAAAAACGTAATCTAGGGTATCCATGGTAGAATAATGAGTTTGGCATGCACCCCTGGGgtatctttctctctcccatGAACACATCTCTCTTGGATTTCCCCATATCCATCTTAATATGACCAAACTGACTCACGTTTCCAAATTTCATAGTTTTGTGCCAACTCTAAGCATTAAGACTGTGAGAGTTGGAGCTAAGACATTTTCAGCTTGATACATTCCGCAGAGtgcattttatatatttatatatgaatacatataagtatatatacaaatatacaaatgtccatatatttgagaatatgtaCGCTTCCTTTAGTCTGCTTAAATTCACTTCCTTTAGTCTTTTTCAACTTTTGGGACAGAGGATTGGGTCATagtttttctcttaaaatataACTTTCCCATAAATTACTCACactttgaaacctaaaatattgaaatttataaactaattatataaccaattcaaatataaaaaaaacgtGTAAACATGCAAACTATCactatcaaatataaatttatatgcaTTCAACCACTCAAATTTTAACTGCCAAAAATTTCGTAGTTTTTTCATTGAATCCAAGTTTTTTCAATTAGTTGTAAAGGAAGGGGGACGTTATTTCTCGCTACGGATTTTTGAGAGGGGAAAATACTTTATGAGATCAGTCTTCATGGGCAAGATTGCAGCACAACGGCTGATGAATAAAATTGAACACATTGTTGTTGGGGCAAATTCCAAACAGTTTTTTACATTCAGAGACGGTGACATTGCTTATACCCTCCAACAGAGCACCAATTCTTTTGGTCAATTCTTATTATTGACTGAACTTAAAGTTGGCAGGTCTAGGAGGTTGATTATTATCCCTGTAGGCAAAGAGAAAAATGGTTGGagggtttttgggcttgaacTAAGAAAGATGTTGAATCCTTCCCAATATGCAGTGGGTGGAACTGGTCATCCAAAATTTATTCCTTAGGCGCAGAGGCATAATCTGGAGGTTCAAAACTCTAGAACTTTTGCTGAAGTTGTGCAAGGCTATCATGGAGAAGTAGAGGATAGGAAGCAGCTACAGCAAATAGGTACCACAGACAAGGGGAAGATGACACAATTAGGAGAGGAGAAGATGGTGGAGTCGGTTTTAGACCATGCAAAGATGGTGCTGAGTAGTATACCGATGGCCAATCCTTGCCCGTTAGCGGCGGATGGAGGAGTTGTGATACCCCGGAGCATTAATGGGGATATTAATATAGGAGAGAAATTCTCGGCAGGAAATAAGTTGAGGCTTCCGTTAAGgtttaattcaaattcaaaagaatCTAATTATGGTATGTTGAGTGAGTTAAGGAATACATGCTGGACAGGGAAAGGTTTGATTATAAAGGtgggtgagaaaggaaaaaggagagTTTCATGGGATTATAACAGAGGTGGACCAAAATCCTTTAAGTGGGTTCCACGCGGAGCAAGCAAACCCACTGTGAGTCAAAGCTTGAATCCCACTTTGGCCCAAAATGGTTTGGGCTCTAATAAGTCTAATGAAGCAAGCTTCTCGGGCCCAAGTACTTACGAAATGGGTGACCATTCTTCTAAGACTAGCCCGACACCCCTGGCCCACTCGGAGACATCAACTTTATCTTCTTCAGGAAAGCCCGACTCTTTGTTGCCCCATGTTGTGGAGTTAGAGAGATAGATACAGCTTCCAATGCCCATTAGTTTCAACTGTTCTGATGGGATCAGCTCCGACAAGCTCACGGTGACTGAGATAGGGGTTGGGATCAATTCTGATGGTCTTGCGGTGAAGCTGATGGAGTATAACAGTAGTTGTCTTGATGGGAATAGCTCCGACAGCCCCGCGGTGGATGGGTTGGAGGTTGGGACCAGTTCCGATGGTCCTGTGGAGGAGTCGATGGAGATTAATCATTTTTTCTATTGCTGGGTTTAACTCTGTCGGTCCTGCTGGGGCTCAGATGGTATTAAATGGCAGCTCCTCCGATGGGTTCAACTCCGATGACTCCACGATGGTTCCAGGTAAGACCGACATGGCAAACTCACAACTCTCAAAGGGTATTTTCTTGGCAGATATCCTTAAGAGACTTTCGGTTGCAGGGTTAGTGGATTTTGGTGTCAAGAGTGTGGATAAAGTTGGAAGTGAGAGTAGTGTGCTTTTGATTCAAGGGGCGGACAACAAAGGCACCAGGTCGATAGATATGGGTGAGTTCGGTCAGCCCAATTTAGCATTGATGGAAACGAATTTAGATTGTGGCCTACTTGTTTTGGGTGGCTTGACAGTGGAGGAAATGGCTTTCTCAGAAGTGGTTTCGGGTGAGGAGGAGAACTTGGCAGATTGCAATCCATTGCTTACTATTATCCCTCTGGGGTTGGAATTGTCGATGGAAGTGCACAACGATTCTGAGGTGTTAGATATGGGTGGTAAGCTGGATGTCTCTAATTGGGTGAAGAACAGAATCCCAGGTTTTAGTAAAGTGATTGGGCTTTCTATGAATCGTCATGAAAAGCTGTGTATTGCTTATCTTCAAAGGTTAGAAAGGGAGATGGCGGTTATTAACCAGCAGCGGAGGAAAGTAGCTGCTAACCAAAAAGTAGCATCCTCCACGGGTAAAGGGAAAAGAGATTTGAGGAATTTAATTTCAACGGTTAACTCTGATGGAAGATAGTGCGGTGGAAGTGTGGTAGAGACAGTTGTGGGGCCATAATAGTCTTTATGAAGCTGAAAATGGTTTCATGGAATGTTAGAGGTTTGAATGACTTCCAGAAACGTCTGGTAGTGAGAAACTTGTTACGTGAGTGGAAGTGTGATGTTATATGCCTTCAAGAAACAAAGATTGCTAGCATAGATAGGCAGCTGGTTTGCAGTATTTGGGGCTGTTTGTATGTGGATTGGGTGGCTTTAGATGCTGATCAGACAGCTGGTGGGGTCTTGATTATGTGGGATAGGAGGGTTTTAGAAAAATTGGAAGTACTGGTGGGCTCGTTTTCGGTGTCGGTTCAGTGGAAAGGTGTGGAGGATGGTTTTATTTAGGCATGCTCAGGGGTGTATGGCCCATATGATAACAATTTGAGGGGTGATTTGTAGGATGAGTTGGTGGGTATTCAGCAGTATTGGAATATTCATTGGTGTtgttttggggattttaataTTGTTCGTTTTCCTAGTGAACGGAGGGGTGCATCTAGGCTTACTCCGGCTATGGaaaaattttctgaatttattgaAGATTTAAACTTGATAGATTTGTCGTTGGAGGGAGGGAGTTATACTTGGTCTAGTGGTACCAACCAACCATCCATGTCTAGGATTGATAGGGCTCTAGTGTCACATGATTGGAAGCAACACTTTCAGGATGTGACCCAATGGATTCTACCACGATCAGTTTTAGATCATTTCCCAATTCTCCTAGAGGCAGGGGGTATGGCGAGGGGAAAAAGTCCCTTCcggtttgagaatatgtggttgaAGTCAGACGGGTTTGTTGATAGAGTAGACTCATGATGGAATCACCATTCTTTTTCGGGTACACCTAGTTATGTGTTtgctaaaaaattgaaagttttgaaaGAAGACATTATTCAGTGGAATCGCCAAGAGTTTGGCAATGTTGGGCGTAGGAAGAAAGAATTATTGGGGGCTTTAGAGTTATTGGATGCTAAGGAAGGGGTCCTTGGACTCATTGAGAcaaagagaaatgagaaaaatgaagcaaGATCGCAGGTAGAGCATCTTATTTCTCTAGAGGAGATTCCTGGAGACAAAAATCGAGGATGTTATGCATTAAGGAGGGAGATAATAATACTAAGTTCTTCCACAAGATGGCCAATTCTTATAGAAGGTATAACCATTTGAATTTCTTAGAAGTGGATGGGGTGATTTATGAGGAAGGAGCAGCAGTGGCTACTCAGGTAATTCAATTCTATAAAACTTTGTATCAGGAGTATGAGGAGTGGAGACTTTTTGTGGAAGGACTGGAGTTTGATCAAATAGGGGAGTTGGAGAGGGACTGGTTGGAGAGGAGATTCGAGAAGGACGAGATTCTATCAATGGTCAGAAATATGGAAGGAGATAAAGATCCAGGTCCAGATGGCTTTTCTATGGCCTTTTTCCATCATTGCTGGAGAGTAGTAGAAAGGGATGTTTTAGCAGTCTTTGAAGAGTTCTATCAACATTGTAAGTTTGAGAAATCTCTTAATGCTACCTTTATAGCTTTGATTCCTAAGAAGAATAATGCCTCTAACATTCATGATTTCAGACCTATCAGTTTGGTGGGgagtttatataaaatattggcCAAGGTTTTGGCAAATAGATTGAAAGTGGTGTTAGATCAACTGATATCTGAATCTCAAaatagttttgtgggaggtagGCAGATCCTTGTTTCAGTTCTCATTGCAAATGAGTGCGTTGATAGCAGAGTGAAGAGTAAGATTCCAGGAGTTATTTGTAAGTTAGATATTGAGAAAGCTTATGACAATGTGAATTGGGAGGCACTTctgaagttgttgaagaaaatggGCTTTAGGGAGAAATGGTGTAGCTGGATTCGAACCTGTATCTCTACAGTGCAGTTTTCTGTGTTGGTAAATGGGACCCCAGTTGACTTCTTTGGTAGCTCTAGAGGTTTGAGACAAGGGGATCCGTTGTCTCccttattatttttagttatgatgGAGGTGTTTAGTAGAATGGTGAAGAGAATGGAGGGGGCAGGTTTACTTAGTGGTTTTAGGGTGGATGGTAGGAGGGGCAGAGGGGAAAGTGTTTCACATTTGCTGTTTGCGGATGatactattttgttttttgatgcAGAGGTGGAACAAGTCCTACATGTTTGATTGCTGTTACTTTGTTTTCAGGCTGTGACTAGTTTAAAGGTTAACGTAGCTAAAAGTGAAATGGTTCCTATAGGGGAGGTAAATAATGTGCATGCTTTGGTAGAGGTATTAGGTTGTAGGGTTGGGGCCCTGCCAATGACTTATCTTGGTATGCCGTTGGGGGCGCCCCATAAATCCCCCTCTATTTGGAAccttattttggaaaaaatcgAATGGAAGCTAGCTgggtggaagaagttgtatttgtcGAAAGGAGGTCGGCTGACATTACTTAAAAGCACACTATCCAGCCTTCCCACAtacttttttatctttattcaCCATCCTTACACATGTGGCAAACAAAATTGAGAAGCTCCAAAGGGATTTCCTGTGGGGAGACCCTAAAACTCATTTATTGGGATGGGATAAGGTGTGTATGCCTATTGCTAATGGTGGCCTAGGTATTAGGAAATTGACCACTTTTAATAAAGCCTTGCTAGGAAAGTGGCTTTGGCGTTTTGGGATTGAGGAGAATAGACTTTGGAGAAGGGTGGTAGCTTTGAAATTTGGGGAagaatggggggggggggggggggggggggtggaccTCTAAGTTGGGAAGGGGTGCACATGGTTGTGATTTGTGGAGAAGTATCCGGAAGGGCTAAGaagttttcaataaaaatgtCTAGTATAAGGTTGGGGTGGGGGACAGAGTGAAATTTTGAACAGACAGGTGGTGTGAAGATCTTTCTCTCCAATTGGCTTTTCCAGTCTTGTACAATTTTGCTGCAAACAGAGAGGCTTCCGTAGAATCATCTTTGATATGTCAAGGAGCAGGggtgtgagagaccgcgcccccggcacgtttttatttggaatgttgggccaaacccacgtgaatgggtggagtcgtgttattgcctctcaaaatggaggttcgactagttatattttcccctttagattaagggttttacaatggagtcgccacttatttaattattggaaaaataagaaaaccatgaatgaaaaattcctcattttattaatttgaaattgaatttacattgatcataggaaaattacatggctttagtcctagatacaatctaaggtaaagtacatggctttatttcctaattacaatctaaaaataaaaaattacatggataagtatttgatctactaacccttgatctaagctcggaggctatgttacaagctgggaaggtgttaggcacccatcttgcccggtgaaaccggtcttctagactatggtggccaacattcatatcacatcatccaatatgtcaatcaatttgtatgttgaatttaatgtgtgtgcatgtgataaaccctaattcaatttattaagcatggcatttggattgaaaaaatgaactctagtgaatgtgtgtgaatAGTGATAAATCTAGATTCAAGGATTggaaagaattactaaacaaacatgtttttcatatttttgatgtggatttaagattaaatctagtgatatgcatgaacatgtgatgaacaattaagaacatgtgaagaacacataagaacaattaagaacattcaaacatattcaagagaattatcatgctttaatcttaaattctcatcatgacaatataagcaaacagtttgggaaggggattataccttcatgcaagatccatgtaatggaggaggagattcttgatggaggtcttgagggtggaggaaaagaagaactaggagagggagagtgagtctcactcaataccttgagtctcaggaagaccaagatatgacaagactactcaacttcactaaaactcaagagaagagaagagagggagatTTTTTGTTGTcctttggaatgaaggagaggggggtttatatagtagtggtggaggaaatatgaatggaagaccatttaatgagagttgacaaggaatcatgaacctagacctcattttagcctttagggaaatctggtgcattaaatggaaagattggtggaagtgaggagcaagccaaaattcggttttctcGTAGCTGCTGTcacagcctatagagccaactttgaaaaatcatatctgcctcaattctgattggaattgtctcattcttgtgctcaaattaaagccctggatgtctagtttctggggaAAATAACCTcgttcacagattcaaaatattctgagagatatcaataAAATGGTAAGCGAaagtcatttgttagaaaatagtttcagcacaattaacattaataggtccccaaattagctcccaattaacattaaatggctccaatcactctcatttcagacttaattggctctaaatttactctaattaaaagataattgcacaaattactcattgaataattaatgtttaactatctagttaattaggtgtatgcaactctaccataaaatgtagtcctaaccaatcaaattatgacacatcatcgatctcaaattgattatatttataactaattgaaatcaattgttcataatcacatatagtcagactcaatttgtaatagtgcatctcagccattaaaatttgatttgatgataactttcaatctaatggtccgattaggactcatgaccagtcgatttgatcgttacaacatcaagattattttggtgaaatgagattaaggatctaatgaccagaatcaagatgcatatttccaatgtgaaattacccttttacccttcatgtgaggttaaatacgggttgcaaaatagggtttCAACAAGGAGATGGGAGAACTTGGGATGTTCGTTTCAATCGAGGTCATAATGATTGGGAGGCAGATGTGGTGGTTGATTTCTTTCGATTCTTGGCAGCCAATTTACCTTCAGGGACTGATGGTGATCGGTTGAGATGGAAGTTGACAAAAAACGGGGATTTTACTATCCGCTCATATTATCATAAGTTACATGGCTCTTCTTTCGTTGTTTTTCcatggaaaggtatttggaagaTTAAGGCACCCCGGcgtgtctctttctttgtttggacagcCGCATGGGATAGGATCCTCATGGGTGATAACTTGCGGCTTagaggttttgattttgttgactggtgcattatgtgtcgTTGCTGTGGTGAGACAGTGGATCATTTGTTGTTACATTGTGGAAAGGCTTATCGGCTGTGGTGCTTTGTCTTTAGGATTTTTGGGATTTCATGGGTTCCCTCATGTACGGTGTCTGATTTTCTATTtagttggtggaattggttggggaagcatTCATCTTACATTTGGAACTTAGTTCCgttgtgtttgatgtggtgtatttggaaggaacgCAATCGGCAGACGTTTGAGGATTTGGATAGATCTGAGGACCAAATGCTTGCTCTCTTTTCTGGTTCCCTGTTTGATTGGGCTAGGGCTTGGAGACTCACATCTAGTGACTCTCTTCCTCTATTCCttagctctctttctttgtaattaacgtatttttatgtttttgcttttccatcttttttgtacttttgatATGCTAGTGTTAATTTGCATCTAGCagttttttttgaatatattttttcttacctatcaaaaaaaaaaaaaatacaaaatgtaTAATAAACAGcactttaatatattaaaatatatgattattataaaaataaaaaacaccattacatattatatatagataaagtTATAAAACATTCGGCTAGTGAAGTGAAcagaatttaaaataataataataaaaaaaagttgaaaagtgttgtaaaacagtaagagagagagagagagagagagagagagagagagagagatacgaGTGCCGCCTTAGACTGGAGTAGAAGCTTGGAGCGTAGCAGACAAGAAGTCACGCGGGACTAcgaatatcatttttattttccatcGCTTACAACATATCATTTGGGCTATGGATAagtgaaataatatttaaaaaaaaaaaaaaaagtgaaaaagtatTATTTAAGTAAAAGAGGGTTTCTTTAAAAACCTTTCCCTCCCTCCAtgtatgtgttaaaaatatttaatattcttaaaaaaaaaaaaagtaaaagaggaTGTAATATAGATAATTTGATGCGGGTGTTTTGTAAATtagtagtgtaaaatagaaaaagtaggtttgtactgtaaaatagaaggaaaattttGCACCCACTGGTTTTCCACTTTATTCAATATTCCTtagtattgtaaaataaatgaaatatcaAGGCAATATAAAGATatgtaaatatgaaaatatataggcaaaaattcaaaattgtccCTCGTTTAGTcctttaattttcagttttgtcatttcagtcttataagtttcaatttttgttaatgtAGTATTCTATTAGACATCTGTTAAGGGGTGccgttaagttttttttttttcgtaattaattaaaagaaaataaaatctgttattaaaaaaaaaaaaaaaaaacgttgaagGGGAACGAGGAACGTGCTTCCCGGCACCAGTTTCATTGAAGAAGGTGTTGAAGGCATCGGCATCTGGCCATCAAgctgaaa
Protein-coding regions in this window:
- the LOC115955640 gene encoding uncharacterized protein LOC115955640; amino-acid sequence: MVSWNVRGLNDFQKRLVVRNLLREWKCDVICLQETKIASIDRQLVCSIWGCLYVDWVALDADQTAGGVLIMWDRRVLEKLEVLDELVGIQQYWNIHWCCFGDFNIVRFPSERRGASRLTPAMEKFSEFIEDLNLIDLSLEGGSYTWSSGTNQPSMSRIDRALVSHDWKQHFQDVTQWILPRSVLDHFPILLEAGGMARGKSPFRFENMWLKSDGFVDRVDS